Proteins from a single region of Streptomyces sp. HUAS 15-9:
- a CDS encoding DUF6274 family protein — MAASVRHETRALLRAHLSAASSYRHLTRHCPICHRLLRLAMDSAPPGAQALEGAAEDEAAPTA; from the coding sequence ATGGCGGCATCTGTCAGGCACGAGACGCGAGCCCTGCTCCGCGCGCACCTGTCGGCCGCCTCCTCCTATCGGCACCTCACCCGCCACTGCCCGATCTGCCACCGCCTGCTGAGGCTGGCGATGGACTCCGCCCCGCCGGGCGCTCAGGCTCTGGAGGGCGCGGCCGAGGACGAGGCCGCCCCGACCGCGTAG
- a CDS encoding Leu/Phe/Val dehydrogenase produces the protein MTDVTGAPADVLHTLFHSDQGGHEQVVLCQDRATGLKAVIAIHSTALGPALGGTRFYPYANEAEAIADALNLARGMSYKNAMAGLDHGGGKAVIIGDPERIKTEELLLAYGRFVASLGGRYVTACDVGTYVADMDVVARECRWTTGRSPENGGAGDSSVLTAFGVYQGMRACAQHLWGDPSLRGRRVGIAGVGKVGHHLVRHLLDEGAEVVITDVREDAVRRILDQHPGVTAVTDTDALIRVEGLDIYAPCALGGALNDESVAVLTARVVCGAANNQLAHPGVEKDLADRGILYAPDYVVNAGGVIQVADELHGFDFDRCKAKAAKIFDTTLAIFARAKEDGIPPAAAADRIAEQRMHEAAAAR, from the coding sequence GTGACCGACGTAACCGGCGCACCTGCTGATGTACTGCACACCCTGTTCCACTCGGACCAGGGCGGTCATGAGCAAGTAGTGCTCTGCCAGGACCGCGCGACCGGACTCAAGGCCGTGATCGCCATCCACTCCACCGCTCTCGGCCCCGCGCTGGGCGGTACGCGCTTCTATCCGTACGCGAACGAGGCGGAGGCCATCGCCGACGCACTCAACCTCGCGCGCGGCATGTCGTACAAGAACGCCATGGCCGGGCTCGACCACGGCGGCGGCAAGGCCGTGATCATCGGCGATCCGGAGCGCATCAAGACCGAAGAGCTGCTGCTCGCCTACGGGCGGTTCGTGGCCTCGCTCGGCGGTCGGTACGTCACCGCGTGCGACGTCGGCACGTATGTCGCCGACATGGACGTCGTGGCCCGCGAGTGCCGCTGGACCACCGGGCGCTCGCCGGAGAACGGCGGCGCGGGCGACTCCTCGGTCCTCACCGCCTTCGGTGTCTACCAGGGCATGCGGGCCTGTGCCCAGCACCTGTGGGGCGACCCCTCGCTGCGCGGCCGCCGGGTCGGCATCGCCGGTGTCGGCAAGGTCGGCCACCACCTGGTCCGGCATCTGCTGGACGAGGGCGCCGAGGTCGTGATCACGGACGTGCGCGAGGACGCCGTACGGCGGATTCTCGACCAGCACCCGGGCGTCACGGCGGTCACCGACACCGACGCGCTGATCCGCGTGGAGGGCCTCGACATCTACGCCCCCTGCGCGCTCGGCGGGGCGCTGAACGACGAGTCCGTGGCGGTGCTCACGGCCAGGGTGGTGTGCGGCGCGGCCAACAACCAGCTCGCCCACCCGGGTGTGGAGAAGGACCTCGCCGACCGCGGGATCCTCTACGCGCCGGACTATGTGGTGAACGCCGGCGGTGTGATCCAGGTCGCCGACGAGCTGCACGGCTTCGACTTCGACCGGTGCAAGGCGAAGGCGGCGAAGATCTTCGACACCACGCTGGCTATCTTCGCACGTGCGAAGGAAGACGGGATTCCGCCGGCCGCCGCGGCCGACCGGATCGCCGAGCAGCGGATGCACGAGGCCGCCGCGGCACGCTGA
- a CDS encoding DUF3073 domain-containing protein, translated as MGRGRAKAKQTKVARQLKYNSGGTDLSRLASELGASTSSQPPNGEPFEDDDEEDDPYAQYADLYNDDDEDDEDDESGPASRRRGA; from the coding sequence ATGGGGCGCGGCCGGGCCAAGGCCAAGCAGACGAAGGTCGCCCGCCAGCTGAAGTACAACAGCGGCGGGACTGACCTGTCGCGTCTGGCCAGCGAGCTGGGCGCTTCGACTTCGAGTCAGCCGCCGAACGGCGAGCCGTTCGAGGACGACGACGAGGAAGATGACCCGTACGCCCAGTACGCGGATCTCTACAACGACGACGACGAGGACGACGAGGACGACGAGTCCGGTCCCGCGTCGCGTCGTCGCGGCGCTTGA
- the bldC gene encoding developmental transcriptional regulator BldC: protein MTARTPDAEPLLTPAEVATMFRVDPKTVTRWAKAGKLTSIRTLGGHRRYREAEVRALLAGIPQQRSEA, encoded by the coding sequence ATGACCGCTCGCACCCCTGATGCCGAGCCGCTGCTGACCCCGGCTGAGGTCGCCACGATGTTCCGCGTCGACCCCAAGACGGTCACGCGGTGGGCGAAGGCCGGCAAGCTCACTTCCATCCGTACGCTCGGCGGACACCGCCGCTACCGCGAGGCCGAGGTCCGCGCTCTTCTCGCGGGCATCCCGCAGCAGCGCAGCGAGGCCTGA